One genomic region from Lycorma delicatula isolate Av1 chromosome 9, ASM4794821v1, whole genome shotgun sequence encodes:
- the LOC142329944 gene encoding uncharacterized protein LOC142329944 isoform X3, producing MKIAFQQVRKCSVKPFVNTQNKSKLSDAMKILSSDPSANLQMLEPLELLIEIGIEKLKNDYIALFTQSGIAKEELLNIPNFISFTTMDNITWIETVSSYITWMSKIHSVAEVVHIAQFGLEVTPDVSTIIQRIFAYYLSPGSPVTSLQYLCKNPDLKFVTPIVNFRGQSNRNLKYEKWLMKLTTNEQHRSITTCFLRTLNFPFPDNMFSFSDKNNITVAMDNTVLGSSTDDKYFCSVMTSISNKIGVK from the exons ATGAAAATAGCTTTCCAACAAGTTAGAAAATGTTCTGTTAAACCATTC gttaacaCACAAAACAAGTCCAAATTATCTGATGCTATGAAAATCCTTTCATCAGATCCTTCTGCTAATCTGCAGATGTTAGAACCACTTGAATTACTTATAGAAATTGGTATAGAAAAGCTGAAAAATGATTATATAGCACTTTTTACTCAGTCTGGTATTGCTAAAGAAGAGCTTTTAAACATTCCAAATTTTATAag TTTTACTACTATGGATAATATAACATGGATTGAAACTGTTTCTTCATATATAACGTGGATGTCAAAAATTCATTCTGTTGCTGAAGTGGTCCATATTGCACAGTTTGGTTTAGAAGTCACACCAGATGTCTCTACTATTATCCAACGTATATTTGCTTATTATCTCAGTCCAGGATCTCCAGTTACTTCTTTACAATACTTATGTAAAAATCCTGATCTGAAATTTGTTACTCCAATTGTAAACTTCCGTGGTCAAAGTAATAG gaatCTAAAGTATGAGAAGTGGTTAATGAAACTAACTACAAATGAACAACATCGTTCAATAACAACTTGTTTTTTACGAACATTAAATTTTCCCTTTCCAgataatatgttttctttta gtgataaaaataatataactgttgCTATGGATAATACTGTACTTGGTAGTAGCACTGATGATAAGTATTTCTGTTCTGTAATGACATCAATTTCCAATAAAATTGGAGTTAAATAA
- the LOC142329944 gene encoding uncharacterized protein LOC142329944 isoform X1, which produces MKYFQTLKMATFGMDLTGRLWVLLSECSTYEELAVFMKIAFQQVRKCSVKPFVNTQNKSKLSDAMKILSSDPSANLQMLEPLELLIEIGIEKLKNDYIALFTQSGIAKEELLNIPNFISFTTMDNITWIETVSSYITWMSKIHSVAEVVHIAQFGLEVTPDVSTIIQRIFAYYLSPGSPVTSLQYLCKNPDLKFVTPIVNFRGQSNRNLKYEKWLMKLTTNEQHRSITTCFLRTLNFPFPDNMFSFSDKNNITVAMDNTVLGSSTDDKYFCSVMTSISNKIGVK; this is translated from the exons atgaaatactttcaaacattaaaaatggcAACTTTTGGGATGGATCTAACCGGTAGACTTTGGGTACTTTTATctg aatGTTCAACGTATGAGGAACTTGCAGTGTTTATGAAAATAGCTTTCCAACAAGTTAGAAAATGTTCTGTTAAACCATTC gttaacaCACAAAACAAGTCCAAATTATCTGATGCTATGAAAATCCTTTCATCAGATCCTTCTGCTAATCTGCAGATGTTAGAACCACTTGAATTACTTATAGAAATTGGTATAGAAAAGCTGAAAAATGATTATATAGCACTTTTTACTCAGTCTGGTATTGCTAAAGAAGAGCTTTTAAACATTCCAAATTTTATAag TTTTACTACTATGGATAATATAACATGGATTGAAACTGTTTCTTCATATATAACGTGGATGTCAAAAATTCATTCTGTTGCTGAAGTGGTCCATATTGCACAGTTTGGTTTAGAAGTCACACCAGATGTCTCTACTATTATCCAACGTATATTTGCTTATTATCTCAGTCCAGGATCTCCAGTTACTTCTTTACAATACTTATGTAAAAATCCTGATCTGAAATTTGTTACTCCAATTGTAAACTTCCGTGGTCAAAGTAATAG gaatCTAAAGTATGAGAAGTGGTTAATGAAACTAACTACAAATGAACAACATCGTTCAATAACAACTTGTTTTTTACGAACATTAAATTTTCCCTTTCCAgataatatgttttctttta gtgataaaaataatataactgttgCTATGGATAATACTGTACTTGGTAGTAGCACTGATGATAAGTATTTCTGTTCTGTAATGACATCAATTTCCAATAAAATTGGAGTTAAATAA
- the LOC142329945 gene encoding uncharacterized protein LOC142329945 isoform X1, giving the protein MMKDVSAVNVTSYDGDITGQPLECPFSPSDEFKLDDFTINQQNIVLEKIHIILFQHVVLFAENWLQRHTNKEPFFDRSVPLKSFLDVHVSHHNLHEEVDELIENNCHITQLCITTR; this is encoded by the exons ATGATGAAGGATGTTAGTGCAGTAAATGTTACTTCTTATG ATGGTGATATAACTGGTCAACCATTAGAATGTCCTTTCAGTCCATCTGATGAATTCAAATTagatgattttacaataaatcaacaaaatatagTTCTTGAAAAGATTCACATTATCCTATTTCAGCATGTAGTGCTTT ttGCTGAAAACTGGCTGCAGCGACACACCAATAAGGAACCATTTTTTGACCGCTCAGTCCCCCTAAAATCCTTCCTAGATGTTCATGTGTCGCATCACAATTTGCATGAGGAGGTGGATGAATTGATTGAAAATAACTGTCATATCACACAATTGTGCATCACCACCAGATAA
- the LOC142329944 gene encoding uncharacterized protein LOC142329944 isoform X2, with the protein MKYFQTLKMATFGMDLTGRLWVLLSECSTYEELAVFMKIAFQQVRKCSVKPFVNTQNKSKLSDAMKILSSDPSANLQMLEPLELLIEIGIEKLKNDYIALFTQSGIAKEELLNIPNFISFTTMDNITWIETVSSYITWMSKIHSVAEVVHIAQFGLEVTPDVSTIIQRIFAYYLSPGSPVTSLQYLCKNPDLKFVTPIVNFRGQSNRNLKYEKWLMKLTTNEQHRSITTCFLRTLNFPFPDNMFSFKRGG; encoded by the exons atgaaatactttcaaacattaaaaatggcAACTTTTGGGATGGATCTAACCGGTAGACTTTGGGTACTTTTATctg aatGTTCAACGTATGAGGAACTTGCAGTGTTTATGAAAATAGCTTTCCAACAAGTTAGAAAATGTTCTGTTAAACCATTC gttaacaCACAAAACAAGTCCAAATTATCTGATGCTATGAAAATCCTTTCATCAGATCCTTCTGCTAATCTGCAGATGTTAGAACCACTTGAATTACTTATAGAAATTGGTATAGAAAAGCTGAAAAATGATTATATAGCACTTTTTACTCAGTCTGGTATTGCTAAAGAAGAGCTTTTAAACATTCCAAATTTTATAag TTTTACTACTATGGATAATATAACATGGATTGAAACTGTTTCTTCATATATAACGTGGATGTCAAAAATTCATTCTGTTGCTGAAGTGGTCCATATTGCACAGTTTGGTTTAGAAGTCACACCAGATGTCTCTACTATTATCCAACGTATATTTGCTTATTATCTCAGTCCAGGATCTCCAGTTACTTCTTTACAATACTTATGTAAAAATCCTGATCTGAAATTTGTTACTCCAATTGTAAACTTCCGTGGTCAAAGTAATAG gaatCTAAAGTATGAGAAGTGGTTAATGAAACTAACTACAAATGAACAACATCGTTCAATAACAACTTGTTTTTTACGAACATTAAATTTTCCCTTTCCAgataatatgttttctttta